From the genome of Malus sylvestris chromosome 6, drMalSylv7.2, whole genome shotgun sequence, one region includes:
- the LOC126625502 gene encoding uncharacterized protein LOC126625502 — translation MAVVLRYVNKTREAIEKFLDVQHVSSTTSSSLEDAIEGLFATTNLSMSKLRGPCYDGVSNMIGKLNGLKTKILNKYPQAFYIHCFAHQLQLALVFVAKENEDVANFFVNASSLVNLIGSSCKRHDAFIEKQQEQIQKVLDLGNLETSKGLNQESSLMCPCDTRWNSHYGTIVSVIVMFEDVVEVVEWIKSDRNQDNLGETTRLFKDIQTFDFAFHLFLMRLILGITNELSQALQKKDQDIVNAMALVEVCKQRLQSLKDNDFGNLFLDVERFCEEHDIIIPNKEDLHFVPGKSRHKAPKTTNFHYYCVDLYFQVLVLQLKELIDRFNEVNTELLLCMACLSPVNNFAFFDK, via the coding sequence ATGGCAGTGGTATTGCGTTATGTGAACAAAACAAGAGAAGCAATTGAAAAGTTTTTGGATGTTCAACATGTCTCCTCTACAACTAGTAGCTCACTTGAAGATGCCATTGAGGGATTGTTTGCTACAACAAATTTGAGTATGTCCAAGTTACGAGGACCATGCTATGATGGAGTTAGTAATATGATAGGTAAGTTAAATGGtcttaaaacaaagattttgaacAAATACCCTCAAGCATTTTATATTCATTGTTTTGCACACCAACTCCAACTAGCTCTTGTATTTGTGGCAAAGGAAAATGAGGATGTTGCCAATTTCTTCGTCAATGCTAGTAGTTTGGTGAATCTTATTGGATCATCATGCAAGCGTCATGATGCATTTATAGAGaaacaacaagaacaaatacAGAAAGTTCTTGATCTTGGTAATCTTGAAACGAGTAAAGGGTTAAATCAAGAAAGTAGTCTCATGTGTCCATGTGATACACGGTGGAACTCGCATTATGGTACTATAGTTAGTGTTATTGTTATGTTTGAAGACGTGGTAGAGGTGGTTGAATGGATTAAAAGTGATCGTAACCAAGATAATCTTGGTGAAACAACTAGGTTATTCAAAGACATACAAACTTTTGATTTTGCgtttcaccttttcttgatgAGACTTATATTGGGAATTACTAATGAGTTATCACAAGCATTGCAAAAGaaagatcaagatattgtgaatgcGATGGCGTTAGTGGAAGTATGCAAGCAAAGACTACAATCCTTGAAAGATAATGACTTTGGGAACTTGTTTCTTGATGTAGAAAGGTTTTGTGAGGAGCATGATATTATCATTCCTAACAAGGAGGATTTGCATTTTGTACCTGGAAAATCAAGGCATAAAGCTCCAAAAACCACAAACTTCCATTACTATTGTGTGGACCtctattttcaagtccttgTTTTGCAACTAAAGGAATTGATTGATCGCTTCAATGAGGTAAACACCGAGTTGCTTCTTTGTATGGCATGTTTGAGTCCGGTGAataattttgcattttttgacaaataa